The Gemmatimonadaceae bacterium genome contains the following window.
GTCACTAGTCACTAGTCACTAGTCACTAGTCACTAGTCACTAGTCACTAGTCACTGTTTCATTGGCTTGCGTCCCTTCCAACGCGGTCGCCGGCTCCGCGCCCACGCGCTCGGCTGCTATCGCGAACGTCGGGCAGTGGTGCACGAAGTCGCCGTCCGCGGGGGACCAGCTCACCACGCGCTCGCGGGAGAATGCCTTGCCGTCGGTGCCCATGCCCATGAGGTCCGGCGCCAGCGCGGCGCACAGCCCGCAGCCGATGCACTTGGCCTTGTCCACCTCTATGCGCATGTCGCGGCGCGGATACACGCCGCTCTCCTGCTCGAAGGCGCTGTCGTAGAAATCGAGCGCCTCGCTCGCCGCGTCGTACCCGGCGGAGATCAGCTCCGAGGTGCGGGAGAAGCTGAACCAGCCGATGTGGGAGACCTTGGGCCGGATGAGGAGCATCGGCGGGCCCGCCCAGTGCATAAGCGGGACGAGCTGCAGCGCGTGCATCATGGACGAGGCCGCGCGCATGTAGATCGAGCCGAAGCCGTGCGTGAGGATGTCCTCGCGGCGGATGATCTCGGCGCTGCCGACGTCCACCGCTATCACCGCGTCCATCCCCTGGGCCGCGATGGTGACGGGGAGGTTGTCGATGATTCCGCCGTCGGCGCAGACTCGCCCGGCAACGATGCCCGGAGGAAAGAACCCGGGGAGCGCGCAGGACGCGTACACCGCGTCGGGCACGTGAACGTCGCGCAGTCCGGGCAGACCCCACACCACCTGCGCGGCCTGCTCGAGGTCGACCGTGTTGACCAGCACCGGTATGTCGAGCTCGTCGAACGACGCCGCGGGCGCCACCGCTTCGCACAGCTCGCGGAGCGGCGCCTCGAGGTAGATCGAAACCGCTCGCTGCCTGTCGCGGACCATCCCCAGCCGGTTCAGGCGGAAAACGTCGCGCCGCCGCACGGCGAGCGCGCGCTCCTCCATCGTGCCGACGCTCGTCCCGCCCGCGGCGGCGGCGGCGATGAGCGCGCCGATGCTCGTGCCAGCCAGGAGGCTGGGCACGACTCCGCGCTCCTCGAGCGCGCGCAGCACGCCGATATGCGCGAACCCCTTGAGGCCGCCTCCGCCGAGTACCAGCGCGATCCGTTCCGGGAGCAGTGCGGTCATTGTGCAAGCGTAATCAGTGGAGTGATGGCCGGCATCGTCCAACCATATATTGGTTGCAAAACCTTCGACCCTCCACAGCCGCCATGTCCAGAATCCATTCGATGCTGCCGCTCGCCGTGATCCTCGCCGGCGCCGGCTGCGCCACCGTTCCGCCGTCGACCGACCAGAGCCGCGTGGAGCCCGCGGTGGTGGCCGCGGCTCCGGCGCAGCAGCGCGGGCACCTCGTGCAACCCCGCGAGATAGACGCGCACATACGCTTCCTCGCTTCCGATCTGCTTGAGGGAAGGGCGCCGGCCACGCGCGGCGGCAGGCTCGCCGCGGAGTACATCGCGTCGCAGCTGCGCCTGTTCGGCGTCGAGCCCGGCGTGAACGGCTCGTACTTCCAGGAGTTCCCGATCGAGGTGGTAGGCGCGGACCGGTCGAAGCTTTTCGTCGTGGCGGGCGGCCGCGCGAGCGCGCGCCTGCGCTACCCGGAGGACGTCGTCGTGTGGGCCGGCTCCGCCGCGCCGCGGAGCGAAGCATCGGGAGAGCTGATTTTCGTCGGGTATGGCACCACTGCCCCCGAGTTCCGCTGGGACGACTTCAAGGACGTTGACGTCCGCGGCAAGATCCTCCTCGTGCTGGTGAATGACCCGCCCGAGACGGCGGCCGAGCCGAATCTGTTCGGCGGGCGCGCGATGACGTACTACGGCCGATGGACGTACAAGTTCGAGGAGGCCGAGCGGCGCGGCGCCGCGGGAATGCTCATCGTGCACACCACCGAGCGCGCCGGCTACCCCTGGCACACGGTCGTCGGATCGTGGGCAAAGGAGCAGCGGATGCTGCCGCGCCCCGCGACCGGCCCCGCGCCGATCGGAGTGCGCGGCTGGATCACCGACAGCGCGGCGACCGCGCTGCTCTCGCAGGCGGGCGTCGATCTCGGGCAGTTGACGCGCTCGGCGGAATCGCGCGATTTCCGCCCGGTTTCGACCGGCATCAACGTGTCGATGTCGTTCCCCAACACCGTCGAGCGGTTGCAGGCGGTGAACGTCGTGGGGGTAGTCCCCGGCACGGATCCAGTGAAGCGCGGCGAGTACGTCGCGTACACCGCCCACTTCGATCATCTCGGCATCGGCCCGCCCGTGAACGGCGACTCGATCTACAACGGCGCGTCCGACAACGCGTCCGGCGTCGCGGTGATCCTCGGCGTGGCGAATTCGGCCGCAAATTCGCCGCGCGTCATGCGATCCCAGCTTTTCGTGTTCGTGGACGCGGAGGAGTCCGGATTGCTCGGGTCCGAGTATTACGCCGCGCATCCGACCGTGCCGATCGACAGGATCATCGCCAACCTCAACGTGGACGGCGGAAATCTCCTCGGCAGAGCGCGGACGCTGCGCGTGCTCGGCGACACGAAGAGCTCGCTCGGCTCGATGCTGGCCGAGCTCGTGCGGGCCGACACCGTCACCATCGAGCCGGATACGCACCCCGAGCGCGGCTACTTCTACCGCTCGGACCATTTCTCCTTCGCCAAGGTCGGCGTGCCTTCGGCGTCGATCGGCGCCGGCGTGCAGTTCGTCGGACGGCCCGAGGGGTGGGGGGTCGAGCAGAACGAGGACTACACCGCGCACAGGTATCACCAGCCGTCCGACGAGTACCGGCCCGATTTCGATCTGACGGGCGCGGCGCAGCTCGCGGGCATCGCATACCGGTTCGGGAGCTGGCTCGCCGATTCGCCGGTCGTCCCGACGTGGAATCAGGACGCCGAGTTCCGCGCGCTGCGGCCGGGAGGGGAGTGACCGCGCAGGACCCGCTGCTCGCTCTCCGGAGCGAATTCCCGATTCTGGAGCGCACCACGTACCTGGTCTCGAACTCCCTGGGACCGATGCCGCGCAGCGTGCCGGCGAAGCTCGCGGAATACGCCGCGGCCTGGGGCGATCACGGCGTGAAGGCATGGAACTTCGGCTGGTGGGAGATGCCGGTCACCGTGGGGAACGTAATCGCGCCGCTGATCGGCGCGGGCGAAAACGAAGTGGTGATGCTGCCCAACGTGACCATCGCCCAGTCCGTGGTTTTTTCCGCGCTCGATTTCCCGCCGGAGCGCAACCGGATAGTCATGACGGGGCTCGATTTTCCTTCGGTCCGATACGCCGCGCACGAGATGGCGCGCCGGCTCGGGGCAGAGGTCGTCAGCGTTCCCTCCGACGACGGGATCGCGATCGACACCGAGCGCGTGCTCGCGGCCATCGACGAGCGCACGCGGCTCGTGGCGGTGTCGCACGTCCTGTTCAGGTCGGCATTTGTGATGGACGCGGAGCGGATATGCCGCCGCGCGCACGAGATGGGCGCGCTCGTGGCGCTCGACGCGTTCCACTCCGTGGGCATTCTGCCGGTGGACGTCAAGGCGCTCGGCGTGGATTTTCTCACCGGCGGCGTCCTGAAATGGCTGTGCGGCGGACCGGGCGCGTGCTTCCTGTACGTCTCGCCCGCGATCAGGGACCGGTTGTCGCCGG
Protein-coding sequences here:
- a CDS encoding patatin-like phospholipase family protein gives rise to the protein MTALLPERIALVLGGGGLKGFAHIGVLRALEERGVVPSLLAGTSIGALIAAAAAGGTSVGTMEERALAVRRRDVFRLNRLGMVRDRQRAVSIYLEAPLRELCEAVAPAASFDELDIPVLVNTVDLEQAAQVVWGLPGLRDVHVPDAVYASCALPGFFPPGIVAGRVCADGGIIDNLPVTIAAQGMDAVIAVDVGSAEIIRREDILTHGFGSIYMRAASSMMHALQLVPLMHWAGPPMLLIRPKVSHIGWFSFSRTSELISAGYDAASEALDFYDSAFEQESGVYPRRDMRIEVDKAKCIGCGLCAALAPDLMGMGTDGKAFSRERVVSWSPADGDFVHHCPTFAIAAERVGAEPATALEGTQANETVTSD
- a CDS encoding M28 family peptidase; the protein is MSRIHSMLPLAVILAGAGCATVPPSTDQSRVEPAVVAAAPAQQRGHLVQPREIDAHIRFLASDLLEGRAPATRGGRLAAEYIASQLRLFGVEPGVNGSYFQEFPIEVVGADRSKLFVVAGGRASARLRYPEDVVVWAGSAAPRSEASGELIFVGYGTTAPEFRWDDFKDVDVRGKILLVLVNDPPETAAEPNLFGGRAMTYYGRWTYKFEEAERRGAAGMLIVHTTERAGYPWHTVVGSWAKEQRMLPRPATGPAPIGVRGWITDSAATALLSQAGVDLGQLTRSAESRDFRPVSTGINVSMSFPNTVERLQAVNVVGVVPGTDPVKRGEYVAYTAHFDHLGIGPPVNGDSIYNGASDNASGVAVILGVANSAANSPRVMRSQLFVFVDAEESGLLGSEYYAAHPTVPIDRIIANLNVDGGNLLGRARTLRVLGDTKSSLGSMLAELVRADTVTIEPDTHPERGYFYRSDHFSFAKVGVPSASIGAGVQFVGRPEGWGVEQNEDYTAHRYHQPSDEYRPDFDLTGAAQLAGIAYRFGSWLADSPVVPTWNQDAEFRALRPGGE
- a CDS encoding aminotransferase class V-fold PLP-dependent enzyme; the encoded protein is MTAQDPLLALRSEFPILERTTYLVSNSLGPMPRSVPAKLAEYAAAWGDHGVKAWNFGWWEMPVTVGNVIAPLIGAGENEVVMLPNVTIAQSVVFSALDFPPERNRIVMTGLDFPSVRYAAHEMARRLGAEVVSVPSDDGIAIDTERVLAAIDERTRLVAVSHVLFRSAFVMDAERICRRAHEMGALVALDAFHSVGILPVDVKALGVDFLTGGVLKWLCGGPGACFLYVSPAIRDRLSPALTGWQAHEEPFSFEPAMRFTTGAFRWLNGTPVIPALYAGAEGPKIVRRAGVDAIRRKSMRQTARLIELADERGYRVRAPRDAARRGGTVAVDLPSAEFVARDLVSQDILIDYRVGAGIRIAPHFFTEDAELDTVFEAIDASLATGSWKKFAGSTPVVT